The following proteins are co-located in the Prunus dulcis unplaced genomic scaffold, ALMONDv2, whole genome shotgun sequence genome:
- the LOC117613131 gene encoding uncharacterized protein LOC117613131 translates to MGALQRMIREMIGTEARRGERPTHRKPYPAYIDQIPLSPGFKVPNFSLFNGEDPHALSVEHIGKFFVQCIAIENKPLLKLRIFGNSLSGQAFTWYTSMLANFVQTWEQMENVFHDYYFRIQPEVTISDLAALKQSEDEPAQDFITKFRKLKIKCRIPMEERHFIQMVQTALKISLRKRFDGILFGDLAELADKTSKYQELLKEEQQKRNYSKGTYYKTPSSSVHLVEVESEEDIEGSEEREIVVAEMAKLKHPISCKALTKPPKD, encoded by the coding sequence ATGGGGGCACTTCAAAGAATGATCAGGGAGATGATTGGGACTGAAGCCAGAAGAGGAGAAAGGCCCACCCACAGAAAGCCATATCCGGCTTACATTGATCAGATACCTCTATCCCCGGGTTTCAAAGTACCAAACTTCAGCTTGTTCAACGGCGAAGACCCCCATGCTTTATCAGTTGAGCATATAGGCAAATTCTTTGTCCAGTGCATAGCCATAGAAAATAAACCTCTGTTAAAACTGAGGATTTTTGGAAATTCTCTCTCTGGACAAGCCTTCACCTGGTATACTAGCATGCTAGCCAATTTTGTTCAAACCTGGGAGCAGATGGAAAATGTTTTCCATGACTACTATTTCAGGATCCAGCCAGAAGTCACCATCAGTGATCTTGCTGCCCTCAAACAGAGTGAAGATGAGCCTGCtcaagacttcatcaccaagttcagaaagctcaaaataAAATGCCGAATCCCTATGGAAGAAAGACACTTCATTCAGATGGTTCAAACCGCACTTAAAATCTCTCTGAGGAAGAGATTTGATGGGATACTGTTTGGAGACCTGGCAGAACTGGCAGACAAGACGTCCAAATACCAGGAGCTACTCAAGGAAGAACAACAGAAGAGGAACTATTCCAAAGGCACATACTACAaaaccccttcttcttcaGTACATCTGGTTGAGGTAGAATCAGAAGAAGACATAGAAGGCtcggaagaaagagaaattgtaGTAGCAGAAATGGCGAAGTTGAAACATCCCATCAGCTGCAAGGCTTTGACAAAGCCACCAAAGGACTAG